A single window of Poecilia reticulata strain Guanapo linkage group LG10, Guppy_female_1.0+MT, whole genome shotgun sequence DNA harbors:
- the LOC103471488 gene encoding uncharacterized protein LOC103471488, producing MFLLWASLFLLHQGHCLVPVVTVQLGDPVTLSCAFSDKFQSTTWLHWYKQSAGDTLKFIVLQQKSIKPNDERNVFTSRIAATNDDKFSNLTILKTVLQDEGMYHCAHMDWTVSTWTGTYLSVKANSRRTSSYTVLQNPVSDLARPADSETLQCSVISESEDKACSGEPSVFWFRTGSEQSYPEIIHSTDKGLRDCENTTTSNTQKKCSYSFSKNFSSSDTGTFYCAVATCGEILFGNGIKTADQSASPKVNVLMIIIICLAISVTINIGFICHQTRRSWCGNFKAKHKENQLDNITVNGQDLNYAALHFNERKTSRGNTRQLKTEDSVYSGVKYDAIMK from the exons ATGTTTCTGTTATGGGCTTCACTGTTTCTTCTTCACCAAGGGC ATTGTTTGGTCCCAGTGGTCACGGTTCAACTTGGTGATCCTGTGACTTTGTCTTGTGCTTTTTCGGATAAATTTCAAAGCACCACATGGCTTCACTGGTACAAACAGAGTGCAGGAGATACTCTGAAATTCATTGTGTTGCAGCAGAAAAGCATAAAGCCCAATGATGAACGAAATGTGTTTACCTCAAGAATAGCTGCAACAAATGATGATAAATTCAGCAATCTAACCATTCTGAAGACAGTTCTACAAGATGAAGGAATGTATCACTGTGCTCACATGGACTGGACTGTATCTACTTGGACCGGGACTTATTTATCAGTAAAAG CAAACTCCAGGAGGACTTCAAGCTACACTGTTCTCCAGAACCCAGTTTCTGATCTGGCCCGTCCAGCAGACTCAGAGACGCTGCAGTGTTCAGTCATCTCCGAGTCTGAGGACAAAGCCTGTTCAGGAGAACCAAGTGTGTTCTGGTTCAGGACCGGATCAGAACAGTCCTATCCAGAAATCATCCATTCTACTGACAAAGGACTTCGTGACTGTGAGAACACAACGACATCGAACACTCAAAAGAAATGTAGTTACAGCTTTTCTAAGAACTTCAGCTCTTCTGACACGGGAACATTTTACTGCGCTGTGGCAACATGTGGAGAGATATTATTTGGAAATGGAATTAAAACAGCAG ATCAGTCAGCAAGTCCTAAAGTCAATGTGCTGATGATCATAATAATCTGCTTAGCAATCTCTGTAACTATAAATATTGGTTTTATCTGCCACCAAACTCGAAGATCATGGTGTGGAAACTTTAAAG caaaacacaagGAAAATCAACTGGATAATATT ACGGTAAACGGACAGGACCTGAATTACGCTGCCTTACATTTCAACGAAAGGAAAACATCAAGAGGAAATACAAGACAGCTGAAAACTGAAGACAGCGTGTATTCAGGAGTTAAATATGATGCAATTATGAAGTAG